The DNA sequence GCGGCTGGAAAAAACCCTCGAGACCAGGCCCGAGCCATCGCTGACCCACGTCCCATTCTATGAACAAACGCTGGAGTTCACTTGCGGACCGGCGGCACTGATGATGGCCATGAAAACCTTGGATAAAACCATCGTGCTGGACCGCAAGCTCGAGCTGCGGCTGTGGCGCGAGGCGACCACCATTTTCATGACATCCGGTCATGGCGGCTGCGGTCCGTACGGGCTGGCGCTGGCAGCCCACCGGCGCGGATTCGAGGTGACCATGCGGGTCAAGGACCAGACCGCGCTGTTCGTCGACTCGGTCCGTTCGCCGGAAAAAAAGGCCGTGATTGCGCTCGTGCAGGAAGACCAGCTTGAGGAAATCCGCCAAAGCGACATCCGCCTGGAATACGGGCTGGTGTCCGTGGCCGATCTCGAACAGGAGCTGCAGACCGGCGGTGTGCCCATCGTCATGATCAGCTCCTATCGCCTTTACGGCGAGAAATTCCCGCATTGGGTCGTGGTGACCGGATTCGATGCACACTTCCTTTACATGCATGACCCCTATGTGGATTATGCGATGGGGAAAACGCCGACCGATTGCGTGAATCTTCCCATTCTGAAAGCCGAATTCACCGGCATGGCGCGCTACGGCAAGAGCGGCCAGCGCGCCGTCATCATCCTTCGCCGCCGCCCACCACGCATTGCAACCCACGCATGAGCAAACACCTGATTCTGATCGAACGTCCCGCAGACTGGCCTTCCGACCTGCCACCGCTGCCGCTGATGACGGCCAAGGATTTCATCGATGCCAACGACGAAACCGATCTGGCGGCCGACCGGCAACTCCGGGTCATCAACCTGTGCCGTGGTTATCGCTACGGCAGCATGGGCTATTACTGCTCGCTCCTGGCCGAAGCGCGGGGCCAGCGGATTCTCCCGAGTGTCGGCACGGCGCTAGATCTGTCCCGCAAGACCATCTACGAGCCGTTGACCGAAGACCTCGATGAAGACCTCCAAAAATACCTGCGCGGCCACGATGCGCGGGAGATCCGGTTGTGGATCTTCCTCGGTCGCGCATCGAATCCGGCGTTTCAGGATCTGGCCGATGATCTGTTCGAGCGCCTGCCGTGCCCGCTGTTGGCCGTCGACCTGCACCAGGACAATCGCTGGCAGATCCATCGGGTGCGCCCCATCGGATTGTCCGAACTCGATCGCGACCAGCGTCAACTGTTCGCCGAGGCGCTGCAGCATTACCTGGCGGGTGTCTGGCAGAATCCGCGGCGACGTTCACCCGGCCGCTACGACCTGGCCATCCTGCACGATCCCACCGACGCCCTGCCTCCCTCCAATCCACGCGCCCTCAAGGCGTTCATCCGTGCAGGCAAGCGCCTTGGGCTCGACGTCGAACTGATCACCCGCAAGGATTACGGCCGTCTGGCCGAATATGATGCACTGTTCATCCGCGAAACCACGGCCATCAACCATCACAGCTTTCGCTTCGCCAAGCGCGCCGAAGCCGAAGGGCTCGTGGTGATCGACGATCCCATCTCCATCCTGCGCTGCACCAACAAGGTTTATCTCGCCGAGCTACTGCGCACGCACCGCATCCGCACGCCAGCCACTCAGATCCTGCGGCGCGAACGCACGCTTGAGCTCGAACCGCCGCTGGATTATCCCGTGGTGCTCAAGATCCCCGATGGCGCCTTCTCGGTGGGCGTCACCAAGGTGCACGATGCGGCGGAGCTCAAGGACGTCGCCGAACGCATGTTTCAGAAATCCGATCTCATCCTGGCCCAGGAATACCTGTACACCGAGTATGACTGGCGCATCGGCGTGCTCAACCGCCAACCCCTCTACGCGTGCCAGTACTTCATGAGCAAGGATCACTGGCAGATCTATCAGCACAAGGCCGGTGGCGGTGTCGTGGAAGGCGCGGCGCGTACCCTGCCGCTCGAACGCGTGCCGCCTGCGGTGATCAAGACCGCCGTCAAAGCCGCGCGGCTGATCGGTACAGGCCTCTACGGCGTCGATCTCAAGCAGACCCGGCAAGGCGTCTGCGTCATCGAAATCAATGACAATCCCAACATTGATGCCGGCGTAGAGGATCAGATCCTCAAGGAGCAGCTCTACGAGGAAATCATGGCTGAATTCCTGCGCCGGCTGGATCAGCGCACCCGGCTGCGTTACCGGGGAGGATGAGGGAATCCCCTTGCCTTGATACACTCGAAGCGACCGCAATCGATTCGGCGGCAGGCCCGACCCTGTCGCATGCGCTTGGCGCGAAGCCGGTAAACTCACCACACAAAACGATCCAATGCAAAGGAGTGCATTTATGTCCCTGACCATCGAGCAGGCCAACACACAGCTCACCAGCAAGCCCGGTCTCTTCAACATCGAGGAAATCGACATCCGTGGCGTGCCGACGCGGGTCTGGAAGGCCGCCCCGCCCTCGCTGCGCACGGTGCTGGACATCAGCCGCAGCCATGGCGCCAAGGATTATCTGGTCTACGAAGACGAGCGCTGGACCTTCGCCGAGCATTACCGGGCTGTTGCAGCGCTCGCCACGCGCCTGGTCGAAGACCTGGGGATCCAGCAAGGCGACCGCGTCGCACTGGCCATGCGCAACCTGCCCGAATGGCCGATGGTGTTCTGGGCTACCGTGTCGATCGGCGCGGTGATCGTCCCGCTCAATGCCTGGTGGACCGGGGACGAACTGGAGTTTGGCTTGGCCGATTCCGGCGCCCGCGTGTTGTTCTGCGACGCCGAGCGTCTGGAACGTATCACGCCCCATCTGGACCGCCTGCCGGCGCTGGAACGAATCATCGTCGCCCGCGGCTCCGGCGCTCTGCCCGAGGGCGTACTGGACTTCCACAGTTTCCGGGGCGATCTGCCGGAAAAGGCGGTGCTGCCGAAGGCCACCATCGCACCGGATGACGACGCGACAATCTTCTATACCTCCGGCACCACGGGCAAACCCAAGGGCGCGCTCGGCACGCATCGCAATGTCTGCCAGAATCTCATCAGCGGCGCCTTCGTGCGCATGCGCGCCAGCGTCCTGCGCGGCGAGGACCCGACGGGCGGCATGCAGATGGTGGGGCCAAGCATGCTGCTCTCCGTACCGCTGTTCCACGTCACCGGCTGCCACGGCTTCCTGATCGGCATGACGCTGGCCGGCGGCAAGCTGGTGATGATGTACAAGTGGGACGCCCAGCGGGCCATCGAACTGATCGAGGCCGAAAGCATCTCCACCTTCGGCGGCGTGCCGTCCATGGTCTGGCAGGTGCTGGAACATCCCGAACTGCCCAACCACGATCTGTCGTGCGTGACCAACATCGCCTACGGCGGCGCCCCGGCCGCTCCCGAACTGCTCAAGCGCATCCGCCAGACCTTCCCCAAGGTCGATCCGGGCAACGGCTACGGCATGACCGAAACCTCGGCACTGTGCACCAGCAACTCGGCCGAGGAGTATCACCGCCGACCGGACAGTGTGGGCTGCCCGGCGCCCGTCACCGAGATCAAGATCGTCGGCGCCGACGGCAGCGAGCTGCCGCGCGGGCAGGTGGGCGAACTCTGGGTCAAGGGACCCAACGTCATCAAAGGCTACTGGAACCGACCGGAAGCCAACGCGTCGACCTTCACCAATGGCTGGCTGCATACAGGCGATCTGGCGCGCATGGACGAGGACGGCTATCTCTATATCGTCGATCGGGCCAAGGACATGCTGATCCGCGGCGGCGAGAACATCTACTGCGTCGAGGTGGAAGATGCGCTCTACAGCCATCCGGCCGTGATGGATGCGGCGGTCGTCGGCATTCCCCACCGGGTCTTGGGCGAGGAAGTCGGTGCCGTGGTTCAGATCGCACCAGGCCACTCCGTCAGCGTCGAGGAACTGCAGGCGCATGTAGGCGGCCATCTGGCCCGTTTCAAGGTGCCGGTGCGCATCGAGCTGCGCAGTGAGCCTCTGCCGCGCAACGCCAACGGCAAGATCCTCAAGAACCAGCTCAAGCAAGAACTGGGCCTGTTGCCGGAGGCCGCGCCGGCGTGACGCCTTCCTCGCCACGTCGGTGGCTGGACCGGCTCGGATCGATCGATCCGGGCCGGCTCTCCCGACCCCGACGCATTCTGCTGCTGGCGGCGCGAGCTGCGCTGGCCACCGCACGGGACCTGGGTCAGGGTCAGATTGCGCTCTGGGCGATGAGCCTGGTCTATACCACTCTGTTATCCCTGGTGCCGCTCCTCGCATTGGCCTTTTCCATCCTCAAGGCCTTTGGCGCCCACAACGTCGCCGAGCCGCTCATCGCTCAACTGCTGGCGCCCCTGGGTCCGCAAAGCGCGGAGCTGACCGAACGCATCATTGGCTTTGTGGAAAACATGAAGGTCGGGGTACTGGGTTCGGTGGGTCTGGGATTCCTGCTCTACACCGTGGTCTCCCTGATTCAGAAGATCGAACGCGCATTCAACCAGATCTGGCGGGTGAGCGAAGCGCGCTCACTGGCCCGGAGCTTCAACGACTACCTGGTCGTGGTGTTGCTGGCGCCGGTTCTCTATCTGGTCGCTACCGGGGTCTTCGCCTCCGTGATGGGCGCCGAAGTGGTGCGGGGTCTCAGCGACTGGCAGCCGCTGGGCATGGCCCTTTCGCTCATTACCCGTGTTGCACCGCTGGTCGTCTTCACCGCCATCTTCAGCTTTATCTATATTTATCTGCCCAATACCCACGTCCGCTGGCATGCGGCGCTCTGTGGTGCCTTGTTCGCCGCGCTGGCCTGGTTAGTTGGCGGACAGGCCTTTGCGTTTTTTGTCGCGGGCAGCACCAACTATGACGCCATCTATTCCGGTTTCGCCATTCTCATTCTGCTGTTGATCTGGCTGAATGTGGTCTGGACCATTCTGCTCGTCGGCGCCCAGATTGCCTTCTATGTGCAGTATCCGGCTGCTACCCTCCCCGGGGCCGGCGAACTGGACGAATCCGACGCGGAATATCATGCGCTGGCGCTCCTGCATGCCGTGGCACGCCGTCATCACGACGGCCTGGCACCGGCGGGCCTGGAAACGCTGGCCAGCACCATCGGCATTCCGGTGGCCTCCCTGAGAAACGCGGTCCGCTGGCTCATCGCACAGGACCTGCTGGTACGCTCCACCGATGACCCCCCTCGCCTGGTTCTCGCCCGAGCACCGGAACAGATCACGCTCGAAACCATTCTCACGCCAACGGTCACACCCGCATCCAGCCGCACCCCACCGGCCATACGGTCGCTGATCCGACAGCTGGGTGAGGCGCGCCATGCGGTGCTGGGCAAACAGACTCTTGCGGATCTCTTGCGCCATGAGGCATCGCTGGGCGATCCGGATCACGCCAGCCCGCAGGATCCGCACGCCGTCGGGTAACCTGGAGATACCCCGGGCGCCTGTTCCAAGGGTCCTGCACTGACTAGCTCAGCGCGGCACAGATGCGGTGCCGGGGGCACGCCGTCAGGTGGTCGTTGACCATACCGGTAGCCTGCATGTGGGCATAGACAATAGTCGGGCCGACGAAGCGAAAGCCCCGGCGCTTGAGATCCCGGCTGATGGTTTCGGCCAGCGGCGTGACGGCGGGAACCTCGGCCATGGACGTGAAATGGTTAACGATTGATCGTCCGTCCACGAAATCCCAGATATAGCGGTCAAAGCTACCGAAGTCGGCCTGAACATCCAGAAAGGCACGTGCATTGCTCACGGCCGATTCGATTTTGAGCCGGTTGCGGATAAGGCCCGGATCCTGCAGCAAGGTCTCGATGCGCGCCGCATCGAATGCCGCCACCTGTTCGGCATCAAACCCGGCGAACGCCTGCCGGTAGTGCTCGCGCTTGCGCAGCACGGTGAGCCAGCTCAGACCCGCTTGTGCGCCCTCCAGCACCAGGAACTCGAACAGGACCGCATCGTCATGCACCGGCACGCCCCACTCGGTGTCGTGATAGCGGCGATAAAGCGGATCCTGGCCGCACCAGGGACAGGCGTCGAGGTGCATTGTTGAGTCACCCGTAGTTAACCAAAGCAGGCATCATGCGCCACACACGATGCCGCTTCAATCCGGGCGCGAGGTATTTCTCCATCGCCTGAATGCACCGGTCCGCAACTCCCGACCGGCAAACAGGGAGCGCACCCTCCTCACGGGACGATCGGCGCGGGCGGTTCGAAGCCGATCACCTCGATTTCGGGGCCGAGCGCCTGTACTGCGGCCGTGCAGTGCGCGACGTCGGCATCTTCGACATCGGCCAGAATGATAAGCGAACCAGCTTCGATGGCGGCCTTGAATTGCTCAAGCCGGGTACTCGAAAATCCGGTGCCCACCAGGCCGGTGGCCAGTCCTCCCAGACTGGCCCCGGCCAAGGTTGCCAGAGTGAGCGCCCCACCACCCACCACGAGGCCCGCCGGCGGAAAGGTCATCACGACAAGGCCTGCCAATAGCCCACCGGCGCCACCCAACGCCAGACCGCGCTTGTAGGCCGGGATGAAATCGTCGTCCTCCGGCCCAGCGTCCGGGAGCCCTTCGGTTTGCACGCCCTCGCCCGCGACCACATAGAGGTGGCGATCGGGAACGCCTTGCTCGCGCAGCGCCTGAATCGCGGCATGGGCATGGACTTCATCGGGGGACAGAAAACAGATGCGCTTCATGGTTACCCTCCCGCAAGGCCGTGCGCCATCACGACCAGGATGACGAGGCACACGACCAGGGTCGCAGCGAGGATCAGTGCATTGCGCAAAGCGGCTTGCTCTTTTCGCATGGCGTGTCTCCTGAGATGGCTCAAGAAAGACGCGGACCTGCGCCGCAGTTGCACGGCACCTGGGAGAAGCCGGCAGACTGCCGGCCATCGGGAGACCCGAATGAATCCATTCGATGACGACAGCTCGGCGACGCTGTCCGCATGACGTGCTTGGTTAGAGCGGGACGGGAGCGGTTTGTTCAGTGTGTCCGGCCGCGTCGGGGCGAACCGACCCGATTCGGATGAGATGAGGTGTCATGCGGAGGAGCGATTGAGGTGAAACAAAGCCCCCGGTCAGACCGGGGGCACTCCATGAACCCAAAACCGGCGCGAACGCCAGAAGACGGTTCAGGCGTTTTCGCGATGCAGCATGTGCATGACGCAGACCGAACCCGCGCCCATCATGTGCACCAGCGCGGTGTGCGCATCGTTTACCTGGCGCTGGCCGGCTTCACCGCGCAGTTGCAGGGTGGCATCCCACACCTGGGCCAGGCCCGTAGGACCGCCCGGATGACCGCGGGCAATGAGGCCGCCGTCGGTCGAGAACGGAATGCGCCCGCCGATTTCGGTGGCGCCTTCCAGCACCAGCTTGTCGCCTTCGCCGTCACCGCAAAAGCCCATCAGCTCGTAGTACATGAGCTCTTCGATCGGAAACGCATCATGCACGTGCACCAGGCTGACGTCGTTGGGACCCAGGCCGGCTTCCTCATAGGTCGCCTGCGAGGTGGTGCGGGTCAGCTCGCTGGGGCCGACCACGGCGCCCATGAAGATGTGCCCGTCGACGTACTGTTCGGATTGCAGCTGCGAGGCCAGCACACGCACCAACGGCCGGCCATTGGCCAGCTTCTTCGCCCATTTCTTGTTGGTGACGATGGCGCAGGCCGCCCCGCCGCCAGTGGCACAGGCCATCATGGTGGTATGCGGATGGGCCACCGGCTTGGAGGCCAGCACTTCCTCGAGCGTCACCTCATGATCGGACTGGCGCTGGGCCATGGGGTTGTGACGGGCATGGTTCCAGTTCTTGGCGGCGATGCGGGCATAGATGTCCGGGGAAGTGCCGTACTCGTGGGTGCGACGCACCGCCCACAAGGCGAAGAATGCCGCCGGCAGCACCATGCTCTCGATGCGCGGCCCTTGGGCGGCAAACATCTGCATCATCATCTGGCCCATGCGCACGATGTCGTCGAAACCGAGCGCCATGGCGATATCGGCCTGGCCCGACGCCACGCGCAGGCAAGCTTCGCGAAACGCGGTGGAACCGGTGGCCGAAGCGTTCTCCACATGCACCACAGGCACGCCGGTCAGGCCCAAATCCTTGGCGATGGCCACGCCTTCGGTCATATCGCCCATGATGTAGCCGTTGTACAGCGCGCCGACGTCACGAAACTTGATGCCCGCATCCTTCAGCGCCGCCTTGCCGGCGACATAGGCCATTTCCTTGTTGCTCTTGCCGTGTTTGCCAAAGGGATGCATCCCTACGCCGGCCACATAGACGTCTTCCAACATCCCTCATTCTCCCTTGCGAATCGGCTCGAAGCCGAAGGTGCACAATTCGGTATCGCCCTTTTTCTTCACCGGCAGCGCGACCAGCCCCATGGGCATGCCGATTTCCCAGTCGCCCATCTGGCCGCTGATCACGGCCTGGATGCGCACGCCTTCGGGCAGGTCGATCTGGCCCACGCCATGGGCCTTGCCATCGCCCATCTTGGCGGCGCCCATGAAGGGCATCAGCACCCAGGTCCAGGAATACAGAACGCCCTCGGAGGACAATTCCACATCCTCAACGGGGGTTTCAGTAATGGGACACTGCATGCGGCGCGGAAAGAAGTATTTCTTCGCCTCGGGGCTGTAGGACCCAAGCAGGCGCGGACGTTCGCCCTCGCCTTCGGGAATGACGAGATAGCCCTCTTCAAGAGGCACTTGCTTGGCCATGGCCAAATCTCCTTGATGAATGAAAATCAAAATGCCCGCCCCAAGACCAGGGCGGGCTGAATCGGGCAAGGCCCGGCATCCTTAGGCGATGCCGGGACTGTGTGTCACGCGCGCGTTTTCATCCCTTCTTGCTGGGACCGGTTGGTACCTCGTTGAAGGGCACGTTCTTGTCCAGACGGATGTCGGTCGGCAAGCCGAGGATCCGCTCGCCAATGATGTTGCGCTGGACTTCATCGGTGCCGCCCGCGATGCGGATCGCCGGGATGCCGAGGTATGCCTGCTGCCACATGGCGTCCATCAACGTTTCCTGCTTGTCGGTCAGCACTCCCGCAGCCGCCTGCAGTTCCATGATGAATGCCGCCATTTCCTGCACCAGCAGGCCCATCGCAAGCTTCATGATCGAGCTTTCCGAGCCCGGCATGGCGCCCTGCGACAGGGCCGACAGGGTTCGGTAACCGGTCAGTTCCAGCCCTTTAAAGCGGGCCGCGAACTCGGCCATCTTCTGGCGCACGGCGTCGTGCTCGAGCGCTGGCCGTCCGTCGACCGTGAGGTCGCGCAACAGCGCGATGATGCTGCCGAGGCCATTGTCACCGCCGAACAGTCCGCCACCGCCGCCGATACTCATGCGCTCGTTCATGAGGGTGGTGATAGACACCGCCCAGCCCTGGCCCACCGCGCCGAGGCGGTTGCTGTCGGGGATGCGCACGTCGTTGAAAAACACTTCGTTGAAGTTGGCCCCGCCTGTAATCTGGCGAATGGGCCGCACCTCGATGCCCGGCGATTCCATGTCGACGATGAAATAGGTCAGGCCCTTGTGCTTGGGCAGCGTGGGATCGTGGCGGGTGACCAGGATGCCCCATTTGGAATAGTGGGCACCTGACGTCCATACTTTCTGGCCGTTGATGACCCAGTCGTCACCATCTTTGACGGCCCGGGTACGCAGACCGGCGAGGTCGGAACCAGCGCCGGGTTCGCTGAACAGCTGACACCAGACCTCTTCACCGCGCAGCATGGGTTCGAGATAGCGGTCCTTCTGCTCGTTGGTGCCGTGGGTCATGATCGTCGGACCTGCCATGCCGATGCCGATCATAAAGATATTGGCCGGAGTCTCGAACTTCGACTCCTCCTGCCCCCAGATCACGCTCTGCATGATATTGCCGCTACGACCGCCGAACTTCTTCGGCCAGGTGATCACACCCCAACCGGCGTCGGCCTTCTTGCGCTGCCATGCCTGAGCATCGCGGACCATTTTCCATTCCGCCTCACCGCGCAGATCGCCGCCCTCAGCTTCGGCGAACATGCTCATCATATTGCCCGATTCGCTACGGGGCTTGGCGTTCTGGGATAGCCAGCGGTTGGCTTCGGCTCGGAATTCCGCTTCCTGCGGCGTATCGTTGAAATCCATGTTCCTTTCCTCCTGAAGATTCCCAATCCTAAATCCCGCCCGATCAGGCGGCTGCTTCCATGCTGCGCATCAGTCGCTCACGCCAGACGATGCTGCCGCCGAGCAGGCTCTCCAAGTGCTTGGCACGCTTCATGTGAAGGTGGGGATTGGCTTCCCAGGTGAATCCGATGCCACCGTGGATCTGGACGTTTTCCTGGGCGGCGAAACCGTAGGCGTCGATGCCCATCACGCGGGCAGCGCTGGCTGCCTGCTGCAGCTTCTCTGGCGCGCTTTCCAGCGCCCAAGCCGCATAATAGGCGCTGGAGCGGGCCATCTCGACCTTCACGAACATATCGGCGATGCGGTGCTTGATCGCTTGGAACGAGCCAATCGGCCGCCCGAAAGCATAACGTTCTTTAGCGTACTGGGTCGCCATTTCGAGCGCGTTCTGCGCACCGCCCACCTGTTCGAAAGCCAGCAGAGCTGCAGCCTTGTAGAACACCTCCTCGAGCAGGGCTCCGCCCTGGCCGGCCTGTCCCAGCAGTTCTGCCTGGGCGCCGTTGAAAGTCAGCCGTGCCTGCTTGCGGGTGCGGTCCATGGTCGCGACCGACTCCCGGCTCACACCGCCAGCGGTCAGATCGACCAGATACAGGGAAACGCCCTGGTCGTCCCGCGCCGACACGATGGCCAGATCCGCGCACAGACCGTCGGCCACCGGCGTCTTGGTGCCGGTCAGATTGCCGCCCTGGGCCTTGACCTGCACCCCGCCGGCATCGATTCGGCCTTTCTCGGCATAGGCCACGGTCGCGATGGACTCGCCCATGGCCAGCTTGGGCAGATGGTTGGCTTTCTGAGATTCCGAACCGGCCGCCTTGATCAGCTCGGCCGCGAAATAGATGGAGGACGCAAAGGGCGTGCAGGCCAGCGACTTGCCCATTTCCTCGGCCAGCACGGCCAGCTCGAGATAACCCATGCCGGCACCACCGTACTCCTCGGGAATGGCCGTACTCAGCCAGCCGGCGTCGGCCATCTGCTTCCATAGGTTGGCGTCGTGGGTTGCATCCGAATCGAGAATCTTGTGCACGGCCGTAAAGGTTGACAGATCGGCCAACAAGCGCTTGGCCGAATCACGCATCATTTCCTGATCTTGGGAAAATTTGAAATTCATCGCTTGAACTCCTTCTCAAGCTTTGCGGGGCGATCATACTGGATCGATTGGTGCCTGCACGATTAGTGAATCGTGCCCGTCTCGAAGCCCGGCCGCTGGAATGGTCTGCAAAGCCTCGCCAGGTCGATGCAGTGGAACGCCGGGATAGCAGTCCAGACGACTTTGAACAACGCCAACTGATACCACAAACCAAGCGTTCAACACCAGCACCAGCGGTGCCGGCTGCCCCATGGGATGCAGCCTCGGCCCAGGGGGGTCGCAATGCGCGATCGCGCCTCAGGGCGTGACTGGCAAGGCCTCCAGACCCATCGTCTCGGGCAGATCAAACATCAGATTCATGTTCTGAATGGCTTGCCCGGCTGCACCCTTGACCAGATTATCGATCACCGCAAGAACCACCACGGTATCGCCTTCCTGGGGCCGAAAAATCGCCAGTTGACACGTATTGGCCGCCCGCACACTGGCGGTCGCCGGATGCTGGCCGAGCGGCAGAACCTGGACAAACGGCTCGTCGACGTAGCGCGCAGCGTACAGGGCGTTCAACTCCGCCTCCGAGATTCCCTCGCGCAGGAAGCCGAACAAGGTCGCGTGAATCCCCCGGTTCATGGGTGCCAGATGGGGCACGAACGTCAGGCCCACCCGTTGCCGGCTGACGCGCTCCAGATGGATTTGGATTTCAGGCAGGTGACGATGTCCGGTGGCTCCATAGGCGTGGAAATTTTCGGCCACCTCGCAATGCAAAGTCTCGATCTTGGCGCCCCGGCCGGCCCCGCTCGCCCCACTGGCCGCGCTCGCAATCAGTCGTGCGGGATCGATGAGACCCTGCTCCAGGAGCGGCAGGAATCCAAGCTGGATGGCCGTTGGATAACAGCCGGGATTCGCAACCAGGCGTGCGCAACGTAGCGCTTTCCGGTTGACTTCGGGAAGCCCGTAAACCGCCTGCTTGAAAACCGCTTCATCCGGCGGGGTCAGACCGTACCAGCGCGCCAGCAGCGCGGTATCCGGCAGGCGGAAATCCGCTGATAGATCAATCACGCGGGTGTCGGCTGCCAGCAATGCACCGGCCATCTCCAACGCCACACCATGGGGCGTTGCGAAGAATACGACATCACAGCGCGACAGATGATCGACATCCATTCCACTGAAGATCAGATCGATGCGCTCCCGCAAGCTGGGAAAGAGATCCGCCACGGCCGTCCCCTCCGCGCCGCGAGAGGTCATGCAATCCACGCGAACCTCAGGATGACTGGCCAACAGGCGCAACAATTCCACGCCCGTATAGCCCGTTCCGCCCACAATGCCTGCTGAAATCACTCGTCTTCCCCCCAGTCGGTTCGGGTTGCGCACCCGCTTGCGACACCACGTCAGGCTTGCCATGATCGCCGACGGGCACCTATCCAAAGAACAGCCCCAGAAAGGAGCTTCGCGCATGCTTACCGTCAAGGCCTTCCATGTGATTTTCATGGTGACCTGGTTCGCCGGCCTATTTTACCTTCCCCGGCTGTTCGTCTATCACTGCGAGACGGGCCATGCCGCGGAACGCGCGCGATTCGAGATCATGGAGCGCCGGCTGTTCGTGATGATGACCATTGGCGCCACAGGCACGGCGCTGCTCGGGATCTGGCTGCTGATCGGCTATGCCTGGCAGGCTTACGCCAGCAGCGGCTGGCTGCATTTGAAACTGACGCTGGTGGCCTTGCTGGCAGGCTATCACCTCTACCTGTGGCGTCTGATGCGCCAGATCGCCGAACACCCAGGACGTC is a window from the Candidatus Macondimonas diazotrophica genome containing:
- a CDS encoding GNAT family N-acetyltransferase/peptidase C39 family protein, with the translated sequence MNEPVPDLPGNPASTVRTATLSDLDALLEIEQRCFVTDRLSRRSFRHLLSRAKAVTLVHETGAVVDGYVLVLFHAGTALGRLYSFAVLPERQGMGVGARLLSAAEAVTLARGYAALRLEVRADNQPARALYHRAGYREMRLLPGYYEDHGDGLRLEKTLETRPEPSLTHVPFYEQTLEFTCGPAALMMAMKTLDKTIVLDRKLELRLWREATTIFMTSGHGGCGPYGLALAAHRRGFEVTMRVKDQTALFVDSVRSPEKKAVIALVQEDQLEEIRQSDIRLEYGLVSVADLEQELQTGGVPIVMISSYRLYGEKFPHWVVVTGFDAHFLYMHDPYVDYAMGKTPTDCVNLPILKAEFTGMARYGKSGQRAVIILRRRPPRIATHA
- a CDS encoding RimK family protein, giving the protein MSKHLILIERPADWPSDLPPLPLMTAKDFIDANDETDLAADRQLRVINLCRGYRYGSMGYYCSLLAEARGQRILPSVGTALDLSRKTIYEPLTEDLDEDLQKYLRGHDAREIRLWIFLGRASNPAFQDLADDLFERLPCPLLAVDLHQDNRWQIHRVRPIGLSELDRDQRQLFAEALQHYLAGVWQNPRRRSPGRYDLAILHDPTDALPPSNPRALKAFIRAGKRLGLDVELITRKDYGRLAEYDALFIRETTAINHHSFRFAKRAEAEGLVVIDDPISILRCTNKVYLAELLRTHRIRTPATQILRRERTLELEPPLDYPVVLKIPDGAFSVGVTKVHDAAELKDVAERMFQKSDLILAQEYLYTEYDWRIGVLNRQPLYACQYFMSKDHWQIYQHKAGGGVVEGAARTLPLERVPPAVIKTAVKAARLIGTGLYGVDLKQTRQGVCVIEINDNPNIDAGVEDQILKEQLYEEIMAEFLRRLDQRTRLRYRGG
- a CDS encoding YhjD/YihY/BrkB family envelope integrity protein, translated to MTPSSPRRWLDRLGSIDPGRLSRPRRILLLAARAALATARDLGQGQIALWAMSLVYTTLLSLVPLLALAFSILKAFGAHNVAEPLIAQLLAPLGPQSAELTERIIGFVENMKVGVLGSVGLGFLLYTVVSLIQKIERAFNQIWRVSEARSLARSFNDYLVVVLLAPVLYLVATGVFASVMGAEVVRGLSDWQPLGMALSLITRVAPLVVFTAIFSFIYIYLPNTHVRWHAALCGALFAALAWLVGGQAFAFFVAGSTNYDAIYSGFAILILLLIWLNVVWTILLVGAQIAFYVQYPAATLPGAGELDESDAEYHALALLHAVARRHHDGLAPAGLETLASTIGIPVASLRNAVRWLIAQDLLVRSTDDPPRLVLARAPEQITLETILTPTVTPASSRTPPAIRSLIRQLGEARHAVLGKQTLADLLRHEASLGDPDHASPQDPHAVG
- a CDS encoding DNA-3-methyladenine glycosylase I, giving the protein MHLDACPWCGQDPLYRRYHDTEWGVPVHDDAVLFEFLVLEGAQAGLSWLTVLRKREHYRQAFAGFDAEQVAAFDAARIETLLQDPGLIRNRLKIESAVSNARAFLDVQADFGSFDRYIWDFVDGRSIVNHFTSMAEVPAVTPLAETISRDLKRRGFRFVGPTIVYAHMQATGMVNDHLTACPRHRICAALS
- a CDS encoding DUF1269 domain-containing protein, which gives rise to MKRICFLSPDEVHAHAAIQALREQGVPDRHLYVVAGEGVQTEGLPDAGPEDDDFIPAYKRGLALGGAGGLLAGLVVMTFPPAGLVVGGGALTLATLAGASLGGLATGLVGTGFSSTRLEQFKAAIEAGSLIILADVEDADVAHCTAAVQALGPEIEVIGFEPPAPIVP
- a CDS encoding thiolase family protein — protein: MLEDVYVAGVGMHPFGKHGKSNKEMAYVAGKAALKDAGIKFRDVGALYNGYIMGDMTEGVAIAKDLGLTGVPVVHVENASATGSTAFREACLRVASGQADIAMALGFDDIVRMGQMMMQMFAAQGPRIESMVLPAAFFALWAVRRTHEYGTSPDIYARIAAKNWNHARHNPMAQRQSDHEVTLEEVLASKPVAHPHTTMMACATGGGAACAIVTNKKWAKKLANGRPLVRVLASQLQSEQYVDGHIFMGAVVGPSELTRTTSQATYEEAGLGPNDVSLVHVHDAFPIEELMYYELMGFCGDGEGDKLVLEGATEIGGRIPFSTDGGLIARGHPGGPTGLAQVWDATLQLRGEAGQRQVNDAHTALVHMMGAGSVCVMHMLHRENA
- a CDS encoding class I adenylate-forming enzyme family protein; this encodes MSLTIEQANTQLTSKPGLFNIEEIDIRGVPTRVWKAAPPSLRTVLDISRSHGAKDYLVYEDERWTFAEHYRAVAALATRLVEDLGIQQGDRVALAMRNLPEWPMVFWATVSIGAVIVPLNAWWTGDELEFGLADSGARVLFCDAERLERITPHLDRLPALERIIVARGSGALPEGVLDFHSFRGDLPEKAVLPKATIAPDDDATIFYTSGTTGKPKGALGTHRNVCQNLISGAFVRMRASVLRGEDPTGGMQMVGPSMLLSVPLFHVTGCHGFLIGMTLAGGKLVMMYKWDAQRAIELIEAESISTFGGVPSMVWQVLEHPELPNHDLSCVTNIAYGGAPAAPELLKRIRQTFPKVDPGNGYGMTETSALCTSNSAEEYHRRPDSVGCPAPVTEIKIVGADGSELPRGQVGELWVKGPNVIKGYWNRPEANASTFTNGWLHTGDLARMDEDGYLYIVDRAKDMLIRGGENIYCVEVEDALYSHPAVMDAAVVGIPHRVLGEEVGAVVQIAPGHSVSVEELQAHVGGHLARFKVPVRIELRSEPLPRNANGKILKNQLKQELGLLPEAAPA